Proteins encoded within one genomic window of uncultured Fretibacterium sp.:
- the mraZ gene encoding division/cell wall cluster transcriptional repressor MraZ, which translates to MLMGTFEHRLDTKARLVLPAKFRERLGDTLVAAIGMEHCVSLYSREEWENFTAWLKTSSFLDSERTRKLHRLILSSAHELALDGAGRILLPGVLRDYAALDQDVVVNGVNDHAEVWDRSRWTEYWSAGLAMLPELTGGGAEV; encoded by the coding sequence ATGTTGATGGGGACCTTTGAGCATCGTCTGGACACGAAGGCTCGCCTGGTCCTTCCGGCGAAGTTCCGGGAGAGGCTGGGCGATACCCTCGTCGCCGCTATTGGGATGGAGCATTGCGTCTCGCTCTATTCCCGGGAGGAGTGGGAGAACTTCACCGCCTGGCTGAAGACGAGCTCCTTTCTGGACAGTGAGAGGACCCGGAAACTCCACAGGCTCATCCTCTCGAGCGCGCACGAGCTCGCGCTCGACGGAGCGGGAAGGATCCTGCTGCCGGGGGTGCTTCGCGACTATGCGGCGCTCGATCAGGATGTTGTCGTGAACGGTGTCAACGATCATGCGGAGGTCTGGGACCGCTCGAGGTGGACGGAGTACTGGAGCGCGGGGCTTGCCATGCTTCCTGAGCTGACGGGGGGCGGCGCCGAGGTATGA